A stretch of the Vigna radiata var. radiata cultivar VC1973A chromosome 7, Vradiata_ver6, whole genome shotgun sequence genome encodes the following:
- the LOC106768419 gene encoding uncharacterized protein LOC106768419 produces the protein MESTPVNWEALDALLIDFAKSENLIEEDSSTPSPSSSSYHSRLLIRHIRRSLHTGAIDAAVHLLRLHAPSILTDHKILFRLHKQKFIELLRKGTAEDRESAIQCLRTSLAPCALDAYPEAYEEFKHVLLAFIYDKDDNTSPVANEWSERRRIDLAGYMSSMLRAHLNAYDPIFSMALRYLISIHRVYCLRQGITSPISDLTERLLLEERDPPATPQDILYEVPPFDEVDIQALAHAVELTRQGAIDSLRFSKGDLFLAFQNELCRMRLDVPLLDQLVREYCVYRGIVDSASGKQQPISEPVKFNQQDPGYCSSRDCSLEIDCNAGKHSDGETSVTNAQMDGSPENNADVTSMRQVDFEVRYASELTSIHEDCSTSGSQQHEDAAAMQRSRLPGNGERSKRKRWRGRYDDNSYMPNASLEEHSKQEHSISTVVSTISKEKQGSERLSVHDVSNVEDRYEILLGMKELASRGMAAEAVQEVNAIDPNFFAHNSVLLFQLKQVEFLKLVSSGDYSAALKVACTHLGPLASSDPALLKPLKETLLALLRPNEDALGNALPLHALAASLQVAVGRRLGVEEPQLMKIMRATLYTHNEWFKLQMCKDRFEGLLRIDSLKEANTPFLAPVSISKSYADSCTNGSSQATVSSGTRTSEDGSSPTQVSSRDVICDEGAILKVMEFLALPRADAIHLLSQYNGNAETVIQQIFA, from the exons ATGGAGTCTACACCGGTTAATTGGGAAGCCCTTGACGCTCTCCTCATCGATTTCGCTAAATCGGAAAACCTAATCGAAGAAGACTCCTCCACCCCTTCCCCCTCCTCTTCCTCCTACCACTCCCGCCTCCTCATCCGCCACATCCGACGCTCCCTCCACACCGGCGCCATTGACGCCGCCGTCCATCTCCTCCGCCTCCATGCCCCCTCCATCCTCACCGACCACAAGATTCTCTTCCGCCTCCACAAACAG AAATTTATTGAACTTCTTCGGAAGGGGACCGCGGAGGATCGTGAGTCTGCTATCCAGTGTCTGAGGACGTCTCTTGCTCCCTGCGCGCTCGATGCTTATCCG GAAGCATATGAGGAATTCAAGCACGTTCTGCTAGCTTTTATATATGACAAGGATGATAACACTTCTCCTGTGGCAAATGAG TGGTCAGAACGCAGGAGGATTGACTTAGCCGGATATATGTCCTCTATGTTAAGGGCTCATTTAAATGCTTATGACCCAATTTTTTCAATGGCTTTGAGATATTTAATAAG CATACACAGGGTATATTGTCTACGTCAAGGTATTACATCACCCATCTCTGATCTGACTGAAAGATTGCTCCTTGAAGAGAGGGACCCTCCTGCAACACCACAAGACATTTTATACGAAGTTCCACCATTTGATGAG GTTGACATACAGGCTCTTGCACACGCTGTAGAGCTTACCAGACAAGGGGCAATTGATAGCTTGAGATTCAGTAAGGGTGATCTGTTCCTGGCATTTCAG AATGAATTATGTCGGATGAGGTTGGATGTTCCACTTCTTGATCAGCTTGTTAGAGAGTATTGTGTTTACAGAGGCATTGTTGACTCTG CTTCTGGGAAGCAACAACCTATTTCAGAACCCGTGAAATTCAACCAACAAGACCCTGGGTACTGTTCATCAAGGGATTGTTCTCTCGAGATTGATTGTAATGCTGGCAAGCATTCTGATGGTGAAACTTCTGTTACCAATGCTCAGATGGATGGTTCCCCTGAAAATAATGCTGATGTGACAAGCATGAGACAAGTTGATTTTGAAGTACGATATGCTTCTGAACTCACAAGCATCCATGAAGACTGTAGCACCAGTGGTTCGCAGCAACATGAAGATGCAGCTGCTATGCAGCGAAGCAGGTTGCCTGGAAATGGGGAAAGGAGCAAGCGCAAGCGATGGAGAGGGCGATATGATGACAATAGTTACATGCCCAATGCTTCTTTGGAAGAGCACAGCAAGCAAGAGCATAGCATAAGTACTGTTGTATCAACTATATCAAAGGAGAAACAG GGCTCTGAAAGGCTTTCTGTACATGATGTTAGTAATGTGGAAGATAGATACGAGATTCTGTTGGGAATGAAGGAATTAGCTAGCAGAGGAATGGCTGCTGAAGCAGTCCAGGAGGTTAATGCTATTGATCCCAATTTCTTTGCGCATAATTCTGTTTTGCTCTTCCAACTCAAGCAG GTTGAATTCCTCAAGTTGGTCAGCTCTGGTGATTATAGTGCTGCGTTAAAGGTTGCTTGCACCCATTTGGGTCCTTTAGCTTCTAGTGATCCTGCTTTATTAAAGCCGTTGAAAGAAACTCTTTTGGCTTTACTAAGGCCAAATGAAGATGCTCTTGGAAATGCATTACCCTTACATGCTCTAGCTGCTTCTCTACAG GTTGCAGTTGGTCGAAGGCTTGGTGTTGAAGAACCTCAACTTATGAAAATAATGCGGGCCACTCTTTATACTCATAACGAGTGGTTTAAACTTCAAATGTGCAAAGATCGTTTTGAAGGTCTTCTGAGGATTGATTCCTTGAAGGAAGCCAACACTCCCTTCCTTGCACCGGTATCTATATCCAAGTCCTATGCTGATAGCTGCACAAATGGATCTTCTCAGGCTACAGTATCTTCAGGGACCAGGACGTCAGAAGATGGTAGCAGTCCAACTCAAGTATCCTCAAGGGATGTTATATGTGACGAAGGAGCAATACTTAAAGTAATG GAGTTTTTAGCTTTACCTAGGGCTGATGCCATACATCTGCTTTCACAATACAACGGAAATGCCGAGACAGTCATTCAGCAGATATTTGCCTag
- the LOC106766250 gene encoding pentatricopeptide repeat-containing protein At5g39350-like: MHNLTNSFNSVIRACKTLNQAKQLHNCILQTASHRNPFFVTKLIQIYADCNDLRSALALLHQLSHPNVFAFTSILSFYSKHGHPHHCIQTYAKLRQNGVVPDGYVFPKVLKACAQLSHLGTGTVVYKDVIVFGVDSNLQVRNSVLDMYSKCGDVWSAIQVFDEMRERDVFSWNSMMSAYVCNGFPQRAVEVFRVMKRDGRECAPDVVTWNTLMDAYCRMGKCCEAWRAFGEIEVPNVISWTILMSGYASAGRHDVSLGIFRKMMNVGMVSPDVDTLSGMLVSCRCLGALASGMEIHGYGLKIMYGDVFYRSAGAALLTLYAGCGRLDRADIVFRRMDKSDVVTWNAMIFGLVDVGSGDLALECFRKMQERGVRIDGTTVSTVLPVCDLRCGKEMHAYVRKCCLSSVIPVNNALVHMYSVRGCIAYAFAVFSAMLAKDLVSWNTIIGGFGTHGLGQTALKLLQEMSDSGVRPDLVTLSCALSACSHSGLVDEGIKLFYRMTKDLGLTPVREHFSCVVDMLSRAGRLEEAFDFINQMPQEPDKYVWGALLAACQEHQNVSVGKVAAEKLISLEPQEAGHYVTLSNIYSRAGRWDDAAIVRRRMKGHALPKPSGHSLVGIGS, from the coding sequence ATGCATAACCTGACGAACTCTTTCAACTCTGTGATCAGAGCCTGCAAAACTCTGAATCAAGCAAAACAACTTCACAACTGCATTCTCCAAACCGCTTCACACCGCAACCCTTTTTTCGTAACCAAGTTAATCCAAATCTACGCCGATTGCAACGACCTTCGCTCCGCACTCGCCCTTCTCCACCAACTCTCCCACCCCAACGTCTTCGCCTTTACTTCCATCCTTTCCTTCTATTCTAAGCACGGGCATCCACACCACTGCATCCAAACCTACGCCAAACTGAGGCAAAACGGTGTCGTACCCGATGGCTACGTCTTCCCCAAGGTGTTGAAAGCGTGTGCCCAGTTATCGCACTTGGGAACCGGCACTGTTGTGTACAAAGATGTCATTGTATTCGGGGTGGACTCCAACTTGCAAGTTCGCAACTCCGTGTTGGATATGTACTCTAAATGTGGTGATGTTTGGAGTGCAATACAGGTTTTCGATGAAATGCGGGAAAGAGATGTCTTTTCGTGGAATTCCATGATGTCGGCTTACGTGTGTAATGGGTTTCCTCAGAGGGCCGTGGAGGTGTTCCGGGTTATGAAACGGGATGGGCGTGAGTGTGCACCGGATGTTGTCACGTGGAACACGCTGATGGATGCTTATTGTAGGATGGGAAAGTGCTGCGAGGCTTGGAGGGCTTTTGGAGAGATTGAGGTTCCTAATGTGATTTCCTGGACGATTTTGATGTCGGGTTATGCTAGTGCTGGGAGGCATGATGTTTCTTTGGGGATTTTTAGGAAGATGATGAATGTGGGCATGGTTTCACCTGATGTGGATACTCTTTCAGGGATGCTTGTGTCGTGCAGGTGTTTGGGGGCTTTGGCTAGTGGGATGGAGATTCATGGCTATGGCCTTAAAATTATGTATGGGGATGTGTTTTATAGGTCTGCTGGTGCTGCATTGTTGACATTGTATGCCGGCTGCGGGAGACTTGATCGTGCTGATATTGTGTTTCGGAGGATGGATAAGAGTGATGTTGTTACATGGAATGCGATGATTTTTGGTTTGGTTGATGTAGGATCGGGAGATCTGGCACTTGAATGTTTCAGAAAAATGCAGGAAAGGGGAGTGAGGATTGATGGCACAACTGTATCTACTGTATTGCCTGTCTGTGATTTGAGATGTGGAAAAGAGATGCATGCTTATGTTCGGAAATGCTGTCTCAGTTCTGTGATTCCGGTTAATAATGCGCTTGTTCATATGTACTCGGTCCGTGGATGCATTGCATATGCATTTGCTGTGTTTTCCGCCATGTTGGCCAAGGACTTGGTTTCATGGAACACGATAATTGGAGGGTTTGGAACACACGGGCTTGGCCAAACTGCTCTGAAGCTTTTGCAGGAGATGAGTGATTCAGGTGTTAGACCTGATTTGGTGACTTTGTCGTGTGCACTTTCGGCTTGTAGCCATTCAGGACTTGTGGATGAGGGGATCAAACTTTTCTACAGAATGACAAAAGACTTGGGTTTGACACCAGTGAGGGAACACTTTTCTTGTGTCGTTGACATGCTTTCCCGTGCTGGTAGGCTTGAAGAGGCTTTTGACTTCATAAACCAAATGCCCCAGGAGCCAGATAAATATGTTTGGGGAGCTTTACTTGCTGCCTGCCAAGAACACCAAAATGTTAGCGTTGGAAAAGTAGCCGCAGAAAAATTGATCAGTTTAGAACCTCAAGAAGCTGGTCATTATGTGACGCTGTCAAATATATACTCCAGAGCTGGAAGATGGGATGATGCTGCAATAGTAAGGAGGAGGATGAAAGGCCATGCATTGCCTAAGCCGTCAGGACATAGTTTGGTTGGTATTGGAAGTTAG